From the Geothermobacter hydrogeniphilus genome, the window GGACCCGTGAAGCACTTATTTTTGTCCGTAATGTTGTGTCTGTTGGGGAGTTCGTCAGTTCTTGCGAGTGAAGGTGCTCCCCAGATCGATACCGCCCTGGCGAGTACCGGTTACGGCTATCTCGCGCTGATTCTCTTCGTCGCCGCCTACGCGCTGGTGATCCTGGAAGAGAAAATCCACCTGCGCAAAAGCAAGCCGGTGCTGCTGGCGGCCGGTGTCATCTGGGTCCTGGTGGCGCTCGCCTACGCCGCCATCGGCGATCACCACGCTCCCGAAGTGGCGATCCGCCACAACCTGGTCGAATATGTCGAACTGTTCCTGTTCCTGCTCTCAGCGATGACCTATATCAACGCCCTGACGGAGCGCAACGTATTCCAGGCGCTGCGTTCATGGCTGGTACTCAAGGGCTTCACGCTGCGTACCGTCTTCTGGATTACCGGCCTGCTCGCCTTTCTCATTTCGCCGATTGCCGACAACCTGACCACGGCGCTGCTGATGGGGGCGGTGGTCATGGCGGTGGCGCGTGACAATACCAAGTTCGTCGTTGTCGCCTGCATCAACATTGTCGTCGGCGCCAATGCCGGCGGTGCCTTTTCTCCCTTCGGCGATATCACCACGCTGATGGTCTGGCAGAAGGGACGGGTTGATTTCATTGAATTCTTCGCCATCTTCCTGCCGTCACTGGTCAACTGGCTGGTACCGGCGCTGATCATGAGTTTTGCCGTTCCCAAGGAGCGTCCGGAAACCCACGGCGAGATGGTCACCATGAAGGTCGGCGCGCGCCGCATCATGTTTCTTTTTCTGCTGACGATCATTACCGCGGTCTGTTTTCATCAGTATCTCAACCTGCCCCCGGCGGTCGGCATGATGCTCGGTTTCGGCTACCTGGCTTTCTTCGGTTTCTACCTGAAACAGAAAGATCTGCGAGCCGTGCACACCGGGGACAATCCGCTCGATATCACCGGGCATAATGTCGGCGGCGACGGTCATGACGCTCCGGGGTTCGATCTGTTCCGCAAGGTCGCCAAGGCGGAGTGGGACACCCTGCTCTTCTTTTACGGTGTTATCCTCTGCGTCGGCGGTCTGTCCCAGTTCGGCTACCTGGCGCTCGCTTCCAACTATTTCTACACCGACCTCGGTCCAACCTGGGCCAACGTGCTGGTCGGGGTCCTGTCGGCGGTGATCGACAACATCCCGGTGATGTTCGCGGTGTTGACCATGGATCCGTATATGTCGCACGGCCAGTGGTTGCTGGTGACTCTGACCGCCGGAGTCGGCGGCAGCCTGCTGTCCATCGGTTCCGCGGCCGGGGTCGGCCTGATGGGAACGGCCCGCGGCAAGTACACATTCGGCCAGCACCTGAAATGGACCTGGGCCATCGCTCTCGGCTACGCCGCCAGCATCTGGCTGCACTTGATTGTCAATGCCCACCACATGAACGATTTTCACTGAGGGCGGCGGCTGAAAAGCACCCGTCTGCTTCGTTGCTCCCGGTCTCGGTCGCTGCGGAGTAGCTGCCGCTACACCTCACTCCCTCGGCCGGGAGGCGCCTCGCATCCGGGCACTTTTGAGCCGCCTCGTTCTCCGGGGCGGCTCTTTTGTGTTGCCGGAGCACTTCTCCCGTGTCAGGTTTTCCCAGCCTCCAGCTCCCTCTTGGCTTCCGAGGCAAATGGGGCTAGATTGTGTCCATGTCCGGCCTCTACCTGCATATCCCTTTCTGCCGCCGTAAATGCCCCTACTGCGACTTCTATTCCCGGGATGATTGTCTCGACCAGCTGGCCGATTATCATCAGCTGCTGATTCGCCAGCTGCAACTGGCGACGGCCGCCGGCTGGCAGGGCCCTTTTGCCACCGTTTTTTTCGGCGGCGGCACCCCTTCTCTGTTGGCTCCGGCCCAGCTCGGTACGATCCTGGAGGCTGTTGCCGCCGGCCCCGGACTTGCCGCCGATGCGGAAATCAGCGTCGAGATCAATCCGGGGACTCTCACGATGAACTACCTTGAGGATCTCAGGGCCTGCGGCGTCAATCGCCTGTCAATCGGCGTGCAGAGCATGAATGACCGGCGTCTGCGGCAGCTGCGGCGGCTGCATGACGTCGTCGCGGTCAGAAAGGTCGTTGCCCGGGCCCGGGCGGCCGGCTTCGAACAGATCTCCTGCGACCTGATGTTCGCCCTGCCGGGACAGACCCCCGCGGAACTCGCAACCGACCTCGAGCGGCTGCTGGAGCTGCGGACAGAGCATGTCTCCATCTACGGCCTCAGTCTCGAAGAGGGAACCCCCTGGGGCCGTGATCCGCGACCGGCGCTACCGGAGCAGGAAACCTACGCGGAGATGTACGAACAGATTCATCATCGTTTGACGGCCGCCGGTTACGGGCATTATGAGATTTCCAATTTTGCCCGAGCGGGCGCGGAATGCCGCCACAATCTCGGTTACTGGCGGCGGACCGCCTGCCTCGGCCTGGGGGCGGGGGCGCACAGCTTCTGTTCCCGGGCCTGGGGGCAGCGGTTGGCGGTCCCTCCGGATCTGGACAGTTACCGGTCCATGCTGACAGCCGGGATCGACCCGATGCGGTCCCTGGAGAAGTTTGACCGCCGGGGGGCGATGGCGGAAACCGCTTATCTCGGTCTGCGAACCGCCGTCGGAGTGGATGTGGCCGCATTTCAGGAGCGTTTCGGATGCTCTTTTGATACCGTTTTCAACGCCCCTCTGGAGCGCCTGGCCGGGCAACTCACGGCGTGTGATGGCTGCCGGCGTTTCGGCTGGCGGCAGTGGCTGATCTACGATCGGCTGATCCGCGAATTTCTTTAACTTAATCAGATATTTTTTCCATTCCGGCCGCCTTGACAAAGGTCGGGGGCGTTGTTATTTTGTACGCCGCTGGCACTCGAAGACTGAGAGTGCTAACAGAGGACCGGCGGCAGCAGCGCTGTTGGAAAAGGAAGAAGGGCCGGTTTGTCCGGCTCCATTTTTTTCTCGGGTGTCATTATGTCAACCGAACTTGGCGAACGTAATCGTAGTATTCTTGAGGCGATTATCGAAGAGCATATCGCCACCGCCGAACCGGTTGGTTCGCGTACCGTGGCCAAGCGGCACAAGCTCGGCCTGTCTCCGGCCACCATCCGCAACGTCATGGCGGACCTGGAGGAGTACGGGTTTCTGCAGTCGCCGCATACGTCCGCCGGCCGGGTTCCGACCGAAAAGGGCTACCGCTTTTACGTCGACTCGCTGCTGCAGGTGCGCAAGCTCAACAGCGCTGAACGAAAACAGCTGGAAAGTCGTTACCAGCTGCGCGGACGCAAGGTCGAGGAAGTGTTGCGTGATGTCAGCAAAACCCTCTCCTCGATTTCGCATTACACCGGCCTGGTGATGGCGCCGCGGCTCGAAACCACGGTCTTTCGGCACATTGAATTCGTACCGTTGTCCGAGGGACGGGTGCTGGTCGTCTTCGTTACCCGTAGCGGCCTGGTGCAGAACAAGATCATCGAAACCCGTGAGCCGATTTCCCGTCGAGAACTGGAACAGATCTCCAATTACCTGAACCGGACCCTGGCCGGGCTTTCCATCCAGCAGGTGAAAGAAAAGATTTTCGCTGAAATGCAGGAGGAAAAAGCTCGCTATGATCGGCTCATGAGTCGTACTCTGGAGCTTTCCCGGGAAGCACTGAAGGAGAACCTCGGCGGCGAAGTCTTTATCGAGGGGACCAGCAATATTCTTGATCAGCCGGAATTCGCGAATGTTGAAACCATGCGCGGCCTGTTCCGGGCGTTCGAGCAGAAAAGCACCCTGATTGACCTGCTCAACCGCAGTCAGCAGGCGGACGGGGTGCAGATTTTCATCGGCAGTGAGCCGGGCATCACCGGCATTCAGGGTTGCAGCCTGATCACCTGCCATTACGCCAGTAAACGCGGCACCATCGGGGCCCTGGGTGTGATCGGCCCGAGCCGTATGAATTATTCGTCGGTCATTCCCGTTGTTGACTACACCGCCCGCCTGTTGAGCCAGGTGCTTGACGGCGATCTTGACTAGGAGTTGATTCGCAGTGGCTAAAAAGAAAGTGACCAAGCAGCAGAACCAGGAACCGGAAGAAAAA encodes:
- the hemW gene encoding radical SAM family heme chaperone HemW, giving the protein MSGLYLHIPFCRRKCPYCDFYSRDDCLDQLADYHQLLIRQLQLATAAGWQGPFATVFFGGGTPSLLAPAQLGTILEAVAAGPGLAADAEISVEINPGTLTMNYLEDLRACGVNRLSIGVQSMNDRRLRQLRRLHDVVAVRKVVARARAAGFEQISCDLMFALPGQTPAELATDLERLLELRTEHVSIYGLSLEEGTPWGRDPRPALPEQETYAEMYEQIHHRLTAAGYGHYEISNFARAGAECRHNLGYWRRTACLGLGAGAHSFCSRAWGQRLAVPPDLDSYRSMLTAGIDPMRSLEKFDRRGAMAETAYLGLRTAVGVDVAAFQERFGCSFDTVFNAPLERLAGQLTACDGCRRFGWRQWLIYDRLIREFL
- the hrcA gene encoding heat-inducible transcriptional repressor HrcA; translated protein: MSTELGERNRSILEAIIEEHIATAEPVGSRTVAKRHKLGLSPATIRNVMADLEEYGFLQSPHTSAGRVPTEKGYRFYVDSLLQVRKLNSAERKQLESRYQLRGRKVEEVLRDVSKTLSSISHYTGLVMAPRLETTVFRHIEFVPLSEGRVLVVFVTRSGLVQNKIIETREPISRRELEQISNYLNRTLAGLSIQQVKEKIFAEMQEEKARYDRLMSRTLELSREALKENLGGEVFIEGTSNILDQPEFANVETMRGLFRAFEQKSTLIDLLNRSQQADGVQIFIGSEPGITGIQGCSLITCHYASKRGTIGALGVIGPSRMNYSSVIPVVDYTARLLSQVLDGDLD
- the nhaD gene encoding sodium:proton antiporter NhaD — translated: MLCLLGSSSVLASEGAPQIDTALASTGYGYLALILFVAAYALVILEEKIHLRKSKPVLLAAGVIWVLVALAYAAIGDHHAPEVAIRHNLVEYVELFLFLLSAMTYINALTERNVFQALRSWLVLKGFTLRTVFWITGLLAFLISPIADNLTTALLMGAVVMAVARDNTKFVVVACINIVVGANAGGAFSPFGDITTLMVWQKGRVDFIEFFAIFLPSLVNWLVPALIMSFAVPKERPETHGEMVTMKVGARRIMFLFLLTIITAVCFHQYLNLPPAVGMMLGFGYLAFFGFYLKQKDLRAVHTGDNPLDITGHNVGGDGHDAPGFDLFRKVAKAEWDTLLFFYGVILCVGGLSQFGYLALASNYFYTDLGPTWANVLVGVLSAVIDNIPVMFAVLTMDPYMSHGQWLLVTLTAGVGGSLLSIGSAAGVGLMGTARGKYTFGQHLKWTWAIALGYAASIWLHLIVNAHHMNDFH